The Paenibacillus sp. BIC5C1 DNA segment AGGATATAAACAATTAACCGCATAGACAGCCTGTAGAACATATCCAGGCCACCAATCAGGCGCTTCTGAGAGGTTCCATTCATCGCTGGAACTGCTCCGGAAGCGCCTGCCTGCTGTTTGAGATCCGAATGACAAGAGGAGGAAAAGATCGATGGGAACGCTACAGTCCCCGGAACCGGAAGTGGGGCCAAACGGGGCTCTTGCTGCTGCGGAAAGTCAGAAAATGGCCAACAGGGCGCTTTGGCGCAATGTTGCTTATCGCAGAATTTTGTGTGGCTATGGCATCTCCGTATTTGGTGATTGTTTCAACGGCATTGCCATCAGTCTGTGGGTATTGCAGACCACGGGAAGTGCGAAGAGCATGGCAGCTGTACAGGTATGTAACATGGTCATCAGTTTTCTGTTCGGATCATTCGCGGGTACGTTTGCCGACAGGCTGGATCGCAGAACATTGATGTTGTCGTCGGATTTGTTTCGCGGGGCCATGGCGTTTATCATCGCGGTTAGTCTGTTTGTGCTGCATGCTCCTTTTCCAATCGTACTGCTCATGCTTTCCCTTTCGATGTTCTCCAGCCTGTTTCAGGCGCCTGCATTTCATGCTTCGGTAACCAGTTTGGTGGGGAGGGAGCATCTGCAACAAGCTACGGGAACCATCCATCTGGTCGATAATATGGCCCGGATCAGTGGACTGGCCGCAGCGGGGATTGCTGTTTCTGCATTTGGAGGATTTACGGCTATTATGATTACGGGTGTGACCTTTCTGCTATCTGCGATATGTGTAATGTTGGCAGGGCGTTTTCCGGATGTACAACGCTCTTCCCTACATAGAGGATCATTCGTAAAGGAGTGGGGTGGTTCGTTTTCCTACATCTTTGCACATCCCCTGATTCGCTC contains these protein-coding regions:
- a CDS encoding MFS transporter, which gives rise to MGTLQSPEPEVGPNGALAAAESQKMANRALWRNVAYRRILCGYGISVFGDCFNGIAISLWVLQTTGSAKSMAAVQVCNMVISFLFGSFAGTFADRLDRRTLMLSSDLFRGAMAFIIAVSLFVLHAPFPIVLLMLSLSMFSSLFQAPAFHASVTSLVGREHLQQATGTIHLVDNMARISGLAAAGIAVSAFGGFTAIMITGVTFLLSAICVMLAGRFPDVQRSSLHRGSFVKEWGGSFSYIFAHPLIRSIVILNPLLILFFMSAIMLVQVMAVKVWQANPVQFGLIETCIPLGYMLGSGILIASGNRLKRRGRWVFIGLLVLGPLYMLLANVSSPLVALPLIIAGGAMFACCTMLTQIMMRAEVPDELQGRIYGVLGTITSTAPILGLTVVSVLADQWGAQTVLESLGALLLVVGMIASVGLKSIRTYR